The Maridesulfovibrio sp. genomic sequence CCTGTCGGTACTGTCCTCATTCAGGAAGGTACCATCAATCAGGGTGATCCCTTTGTCTGCGGACTCTACCATGGCCGTGTCCGCGCCATGTTTGATGACCGCGGCCGCAAGATTAAATCTGCCGGTCCGGCCTTCCCGGTCGAGATTCAGGGTTTTGACGGCATTCCCGAAGCCGGTGACGAATTCATCTGCGTAGCCGATGACAAAATCGCCCGCCGCATTGCACAGGAACGTAAGCTTAAACATCGTGAACGTGAACTGGCAGGAAAATCCAAGGTTACCCTTGAATCCTTCCTCGCTTCCAAGCCGGATCAGGATGCACAAACTCTCAACGTTGTGCTTAAGGCAGACGTACAGGGTTCACTTGAAGCTATCAACGAAGCTCTTGCCAAACTGGCAACCGATGAAATCAAGGTTGAAGTCATTCACGGCGGTGCAGGTGCGATAACTGAATCAGACATCCTGCTGGCTTCCGCTTCACAGGCAATCATCATCGGCTTCAACGTAAGGCCGACTGTTAAAATCAAGGAAATTGCCGAACGCGAAGAAGTGGAAATCCGCTTCTACGACATCATCTACAAGCTGGTCGGTGAAATCAAAGACGCCATGGGCGGCATGCTCTCCCCGGATATCAAGGAAGAGTACCTCGGTCAGGCGGAAGTCAAACAGACTTTCTCCGTACCCAAAGTCGGTGTTATCGCCGGTTGTTACGTGGTCGATGGCAAGCTGACCAGACATGCTCAGGTTCGTCTGCTGCGTGACGGTGTAGTTATCTATACCGGTTCGCTGACATCTCTGAAACGTTTCAAGGATGACGCCAAGGAAGTGGCCAAAGGCTACGAATGCGGTGTCGGCCTTGAAAAATACAACGACATCAAGGATGGCGATGTAATTGAAGCCTTCCAGGTTGTTGAAGTAGCAAGAACCCTCGAATAAGAATAAACATCAGGGGCGGAAGAAGTTCTTCCGCCCCTGTTTAAAAGCTTAATATGATTATCGGCGTACTATCACTGGAATTCAGACTGCATGGAAACAGATCGCTCAAGGGAAAACGAAAAGTAGCTCTCAGCTTAAAACAGAAGCTGCGAAATAAATTCAATGTCAGCGTTTCCGAAGTAGAAGCTCAAGATGTACATGAAAAACTTGTTCTCGCCGCAGTGACCGTCGCCAACGAAACGCGCAAGGTTGAATCTACCTTGTCCAAAGCTCTCGCAATGATCGAAGCCATGGCTCCGGCTGAATTGATCCATTGCGAAACAGAAATTTTCAGTTCCTGATCTTTACGGTCAGGAATACTTTTTTTAAGAGATTTGTTGCGCTATCGCGCTTTTAATATAGATTTCACCTCTGGCGGCCAAAGGAACTGACTACCTTTGGAATCCCTGAGGGTTAAATTGTAAATTTATATAGCAATCGGCGTAGCCCGCCCAAAAGGCTCTCCGAAGGCATTTCATAGGATATTAAAATGAAGACTTCTACATCACGCCGTTCCGTTAAAATGGGCGACCAGATCATGCGCGAAATCGCTACAATGCTTATTGAAGAGATTGCAGACCCGCGCCTTGAGATGGTTTCCATCAGCGGAGTGCGTATGAACAAAGATAATAAAATAGCCGAGGTGATGTTCACCATGGCCGGGGACAAGGAAAAAATTGCTGCTGCGGTCAAAGCTCTGGACAAAGCCAAGGGTTTTATGCGCAGCAAACTGAGCAAACGTATCCGTGTCCGCCAGATCCCCGAACTCAGGTTCGTGCACGACAACTTCCTTGAGGAGATGGTTTATGGAAGCTCGACTGAAAGAGATATGTCGGATTCTTAAAGAAGAGGACGACTTTCTCGTAGCTGCCCATTTTAACCCGGACGGTGA encodes the following:
- a CDS encoding DUF503 domain-containing protein; this encodes MIIGVLSLEFRLHGNRSLKGKRKVALSLKQKLRNKFNVSVSEVEAQDVHEKLVLAAVTVANETRKVESTLSKALAMIEAMAPAELIHCETEIFSS
- the rbfA gene encoding 30S ribosome-binding factor RbfA, which gives rise to MKTSTSRRSVKMGDQIMREIATMLIEEIADPRLEMVSISGVRMNKDNKIAEVMFTMAGDKEKIAAAVKALDKAKGFMRSKLSKRIRVRQIPELRFVHDNFLEEMVYGSSTERDMSDS